A segment of the Camelus bactrianus isolate YW-2024 breed Bactrian camel chromosome 22, ASM4877302v1, whole genome shotgun sequence genome:
ACTACCACAGCGATGTGGCCTACCACAACAGCCTACATGCTGCTGATGTGGCGCAGTCCACACATGTGCTGCTGGCCACACCTGCACTTGAGGTAGGGCCCAATGGCTGCAGTCAACCCTGGTGGGTGCAGGGTGCCAGGAGCCTACCTCTCACCTCTTATGCCCCTTGCCCACTCAGGCCGTGTTCACAGATCTGGAAGTCTTGGCTGCCATCTTCGCCAGCGCCATCCATGATGTGGACCATCCTGGTGTCTCCAATCAGTTTCTCATTAACACCAGTGAGTTAGGGGGCAGGGCTTTGTCACCACCTGTCAATCAAGTGATCTTAGGTGGTCCCATCCCTGCTCTGAGTCTCCCTGCTTGTGAATGGCTGCCACAATCTTCCCTCCCTTAAGTGCTTGAAACAGATCCAGATATgcagtagacactcaataaatgagaGAATAACAAATGTGGCAGAGCTGATATGGGCCCACTGAAATTTTGAAGTTTAGGGTCCTTTGGGGTGTCTGAAAAACTCAGTCAAAAAGCAATTATTAGACACCACATACACGTCCCTAGAGAGTTGAggatgagagtggagccctctctCTTGAAGATCCCAGAGTTTAATAAGACAAAGATTCAGtagttcattcaaccagcactcAGTGTGCACTGTCTCCTGCCATGCCAAGTCCCCAGGGAGTCATCAGTCTTGAGGTAGAGCTGAACACAGATGCCCTCAGCCCTGCAGAATCAGGGTAGGGCCATGGggagagacagggtcttagaaggcttcctggaggagggggcattaGAATTGGGGTTTCAGTGCATGAATAGGAGTTTACCAAGAATTCACAAAACCTGCCTTTGGGTGGCGTGGGTTGGGCAGGCAGATCTTGAGGTACTCCACCTCCCCCATAGACTCAGAGCTTGCACTTATGTACAATGATGCCTCTGTGCTGGAGAACCACCACCTGGCTGTGGGCTTCAAGCTGCTACAGGCAGAGAACTGTGACATCTTCCAGAACCTCAGCATCAAGCAGCGGCTGAGTCTGCGCAGGATGGTCATTGACATTGTGAGATCACAGCGATGGATGGGGTGGGACAATCTTGGTTTGGCTGGGGGTTCAGTTGGACCATGACATGTCCCCATTCTGAGTCTGAGCTTCCTGGTCGGTAAAATGGGGCAGTGACTGTCCAAACCCTGAGTGACTAGGCCCTTGGTTAGGCTAATCAGGACCTGGACATGATTCACGTACAAACAATGTGGAAACTGTTTCTGGTGCAACTTTTCACATGCTTAAATCTGTCCATTTGATATTTTTCAACTTGGGAGACATCAATAGGTTTTGGGGTCTTGTGCCTCATTCATGTATTTAGCAAGcatgtattgagcacctattgtgtGTTTGCCCTGTGCCAATGACCATTAGAGTTCTGGCTTTTATGACACTCACAGTCTGCAGGGGAGACAGACATTTAGGTGGGAACTGTGGTGGGGGACCCACAGGCAGAGCTATGATGGAGGACCTGTAGCTAGAGCTGTAACGGGGGAAGGTACTCAAGGTTGGGGAGGCCTTCCCCAGGAGGGAGCACTGAAGCTGGGGCCTGCAGGGTGCAGAGGGCcaaggggcagggaggagcattcccagcagagggaagagtaTGTGGGGAGGGCTCAGAGGAAACCCAGGCTCCAAGTGAAGAGGAACTTTGATGAGGTAGAGCTGGGGCTTTGGGAGGTGGGCATCCTGAGAGGGAGCATCATTTGGGCCAGATGAGAAGTTTGGGGAGAAGTTTTCAGACTTCTGTCTGATTCTCAAAGAAGCCTATGGACTGCCATGTGGGTCATTCCTGGGCTGGGTCCGGGTGGGTCCAgataagtgattttaaaatagctGTGCTCATGGCTGAACTTCCCTCCCAATGACTGAAAACAACCCTCCCACCACAGGGAGGCTTGGAGAGCACCAAATCAGGTTCCTCATTGCTTCAAATCCATCTGTGGATATATCCCCCATGGCCCTCTGGTTATATTCCCTACTCCTCCCTGAGGCCCTCTGGTTATATTCCCTACTCCTCCCTGAGGCCCTCCCCACTTCATCACCCTCTGTCACTCCTGCACTCACCTGTTCCAGCCACAACTGTCTCCTCTATGTGCCTCAGCTCAttcagcctcagggcctttgcactggctgtgtCATCTGCTGGGCCTCTCTGCCACCCTCAGGCACATCTGACCTCAGCCCCCAGGTTTAATCTCCCTGTCCCACATGTGGGATGCACCCTACAAAGCCCAACAACCTTGGAGAAGGGACTGTTGACTCAGCCTCtcttgttagctaggttttcagTGAATCTCTTTATATccccccatttgacagatgaggatgctgaggctcagagggctgAGGGTCCAAGTGGGTGGGGCATacgggaggtggggtgggtgaaATGGAGCAGGCGCTATCCTCATACCTGTCATCCTTGCTTGCCGGCCCCCAGGTGCTGGCCACGGACATGTCCAAACACATGAACCTTCTGGCCGACCTCAAGACCATGGTGGAGACCAAGAAGGTGACGAGCCTTGGAGTCCTGCTGCTAGACAACTACTCTGACCGCATTCAGGTGGGTGGCTTGGCCAGCCCTGGGGCTTTGGTTTCCACTGTTCTCATTTAGCCACATTTATGAAGAGCTGACTGTGTGCCCAACTTGAAGAAATGGAGGCACCTACAGTCACATGCCTGTGCCTTAGCTATTCCTtcccctcctgggcctcagtttccccacctataAGATGGGTGTGTCCATGGCACCAGCCTCTGGGGGGTGGGTACCAGGCCTGGGGGTGGcctggcttgagtcctcccgAGCCATGGTCTCACCAGGTCTTGCAGAGCCTGGTGCACTGTGCCGACCTCAGTAACCCCACCAAGCCGCTACCGCTGTACCGCCAGTGGACAAATCGCATCATGGCCGAGTTCTTCCAGCAGGGTGACCGTGAGCGCGAATCAGGCCTGGACATCAGCCCCATGTGTGATAAGCACACAGCCTCGGTGGAAAAGTCCCAGGTCTAAGAGTAACTGACTCAAGCTGGTGGgcactggggagagaggaggggaaggagtggCTGAGCTGACCCCAAGAGTCCTGGCTTGACCCCTTGCTGGAAAAGGAGGGGATGTGGCCTAAGGGTCTGCACTGGACTGTGCAGTCAGGCTTGGGACGCATTCCCTCTAGGTTGCAGGAAGAGGGATGATCACTTGTGGAGTTTGGAAATGTCTATTCTGGGTGACATGAAAGATCCTAAAGGGGCTCCCAGTCTGGGGGGGCACATACATCCAACACTGAGGAGTCAGGGCTGAGGTGAAAGAAAGACTTAGGGATTGAGGGAGACcagaaggggcagggggaggcttCCTAGAGGAGGGGTTTTTTGAAgagggttttgaaggatgagtaggagttggGAAATagcattccaggaagagggaacaacCTGGGCAAATGCTTGGAGGCTGGACTAGGTCTAGGTTCCACAGTAACTTACCACACAGCAACCTCTACCCCCCAACTCTGTATCACCCCACAGGTGGGTTTCATTGACTACATCGCCCACCCATTGTGGGAGACATGGGCTGACTTGGTACACCCAGATGCACAGGACCTGCTGGACACTCTGGAAGACAACCGTGAGTGGTACCAGAGCAAGATCCACTGCAGTCCTGTGGACCCCACCAGCCCCAAGCAGAGTGGCCCTGACAGATTCCAGTTTCAGCTGACTCTGGAGGAggcagaagaagaggaggaagaggaagagggagcatTGATTGAGGAGGCCTCGGAGACACCTGACATTGAGCTCCTGTCCTCTGAGGCCAGCCCAGACCCTGGGGCCCTACATCTGGACAACCAGAGGACCATGGGCAAGCCCTGCATGGACCATGAGGGCAATATGATGGCTGAGCCTTTGGGCACCTAATGGCTCCTGGTGGGTGGGTGGACTTTCCCAGGAATAAGTCCCAGGTGGCCCCCGCTTTGCCTTTCCCACCCATTGAGGGAGACAACCAAGCTTTCAGTAATAGGCAGTTCTTAGGGCTGAATTGGAGGCACCTAGTGGGGTCCACTCTGACCCTGGGCTTGGCTGAGAGAGCTCTCCAAGGAGCTGGACTGGAGGCAGCCTCTTCCAGGGCCCTTGAGTTCTCCCACCTGGATTTCCACCACTGGTATAGAAAAGGGTTGTCTGCCAGGCCCATTGTCCATCTTCTCCAGTGGTCACTAGAGCCACTTCCATCACTTTATTGTTTCATtctttacagatattttctggATACCTATTGTGTGCCTGTTATGTGCCTGCAAAAGAGGGTGGGGAATCAGCCCCAAGGAGATGCCCCCTCCCCGAGACGCCTCCCCTTCATCTGCCAGGCAGCTCATTGCAAGAGAACAAGAACTTGAATGGGGGAATTTCCACCACCAAATCTTTGTCCAGACCCAATATGGGCTCTGGAACTCTGGTGGAGGGCGGTAGGGGGCCAAGAAAGAGAGGGCTCTGTGTCAGGGATTGTCTCTGAAGACTGACTCAGCTTGTCACTGCTTGTGCACTGACTGACTGTTGCTTTAAGTCGCCATAGTTTCTGTCTTCAGGTCTAAGGATCCTGGTTCTCCCTGGCCCCAGGACCCCCTGCTGATTCCTTCACACGTTCTTCCTCTTCTAGAACAGCAACAGAAGCACAGAATTCTCCCCCATGGAAGTTCTCTCCATCTCCTGATTGAGGCTGTCCCAATCTCCCGTAGGGAAAAGGAAGCCCCTTCTTTCCCCTCTATGGCCAGATCCTAATACTTGGGTAAACTTTGATTGGAGGGTGGTGTCTGTGACCTCCCTGAAATATCTTAGAAATGTGGGGGATTCTCTGAGGTTAAATAAACTATTACCCCAAATTAGTACTATGCCATTTCACGGATGGGGAAAAAGGAGCAGAGAGGTCCGGTTGCCTGAGGTCTCAAGGCCATGCAGCTGGGCCCCAGACATTAGCCAGCGGCGCCCCCTTGCGGCGGGAGGCGCAGAGGGGACGTGGGACGAATTCGGACGTCCTCCTTGCCTTGCTGGAAGTCCCTCTCCGGCCGGCTTGGCCCAGCTCATCCCAAGAAAATGAGGCGGCTCTGTGCTCAAGTCTCAGGTTCAATTCCCACTTCCGGAGGACTCAggatcccccacccccagcctccctccccgcgcccccagcctccctctctgcATGTCTGAGGATTTATACACGACACAAGTCATCACAACCCCTGGCTTCAAGAACAGCAGGCTTCATTCCTAAATAATTCCATTAATAATTCCATTCCATTGATCATTCATCATCATTACAATTAATGATCAGATTCCACAGAGGGAGAATTAAAGGTCATCTGGATTATAACTTGGtgcatttccttccagtctttcaCAAGGCAGAGATTTatggaatttttatttataattttttatcctTCCCCCTTTACTTGCAGGTACTACATGTTTCCCACAGAGAATTTGGAAATAATGGAAACATAATAATGGaaccagaagaaaacaaaattctgcTATACTTCAACCATTGATcatctttcagcttttcaccatttttTCTCCACCCATTCATAAAAACGTTCTTCTGTTCTCCTTCGATTTGGGCCACAGGCATTCTTGCCTCTCTCCTTTACTGACTGCACTCTAC
Coding sequences within it:
- the PDE4C gene encoding 3',5'-cyclic-AMP phosphodiesterase 4C isoform X2, whose translation is MQGPPAPAPAPGPSSPRCSPRSSPGLFRKLLVNQSIRLQRRFTVAHPLCFDLENGLSCGRSALDPQAGSGLGRVIQAPAQHSQRRESFLYRSDSDYELSSKTMSRNSSVASDLHGEDMIVTPFAQVLASLRTVRSNVAVLAHLQGRGAAKQGCVGNTPSGSQPPPPTEDTGQKLALETLDELDWCLDQLETLQTRHSVGEMASNKFKRMLNRELTHLSETSRSGNQVSEYISRTFLDQETEVELSRATSTEPRRPMSQISGLRGLPHSTSLPAATVPRFGVQTDREGQLAKELEDTNKWGLDVFKVAELSGNRPLTAIIFSIFQERDLLKTFQIPADTLVTYLLMLEGHYHSDVAYHNSLHAADVAQSTHVLLATPALEAVFTDLEVLAAIFASAIHDVDHPGVSNQFLINTNSELALMYNDASVLENHHLAVGFKLLQAENCDIFQNLSIKQRLSLRRMVIDIVLATDMSKHMNLLADLKTMVETKKVTSLGVLLLDNYSDRIQVLQSLVHCADLSNPTKPLPLYRQWTNRIMAEFFQQGDRERESGLDISPMCDKHTASVEKSQVGFIDYIAHPLWETWADLVHPDAQDLLDTLEDNREWYQSKIHCSPVDPTSPKQSGPDRFQFQLTLEEAEEEEEEEEGALIEEASETPDIELLSSEASPDPGALHLDNQRTMGKPCMDHEGNMMAEPLGT
- the PDE4C gene encoding 3',5'-cyclic-AMP phosphodiesterase 4C isoform X4 encodes the protein MSRNSSVASDLHGEDMIVTPFAQVLASLRTVRSNVAVLAHLQGRGAAKQGCVGNTPSGSQPPPPTEDTGQKLALETLDELDWCLDQLETLQTRHSVGEMASNKFKRMLNRELTHLSETSRSGNQVSEYISRTFLDQETEVELSRATSTEPRRPMSQISGLRGLPHSTSLPAATVPRFGVQTDREGQLAKELEDTNKWGLDVFKVAELSGNRPLTAIIFSIFQERDLLKTFQIPADTLVTYLLMLEGHYHSDVAYHNSLHAADVAQSTHVLLATPALEAVFTDLEVLAAIFASAIHDVDHPGVSNQFLINTNSELALMYNDASVLENHHLAVGFKLLQAENCDIFQNLSIKQRLSLRRMVIDIVLATDMSKHMNLLADLKTMVETKKVTSLGVLLLDNYSDRIQVLQSLVHCADLSNPTKPLPLYRQWTNRIMAEFFQQGDRERESGLDISPMCDKHTASVEKSQVGFIDYIAHPLWETWADLVHPDAQDLLDTLEDNREWYQSKIHCSPVDPTSPKQSGPDRFQFQLTLEEAEEEEEEEEGALIEEASETPDIELLSSEASPDPGALHLDNQRTMGKPCMDHEGNMMAEPLGT